In Planctomycetia bacterium, one DNA window encodes the following:
- a CDS encoding DUF4286 family protein, which produces MSTLCLYEVNATCADAATADAWVRWMRDRHIADVVAAGAMCGRVLRIDGIPHGFVAQYEFASRAELEKYLSHHAPRLRAEGLEKFGDRVQCTRRVSELIG; this is translated from the coding sequence ATGTCTACCTTATGCCTTTATGAAGTCAATGCAACGTGCGCGGACGCCGCGACGGCGGACGCATGGGTGCGATGGATGCGCGACCGGCACATCGCCGACGTGGTGGCTGCGGGGGCGATGTGCGGACGGGTGTTGCGGATTGACGGAATCCCGCATGGGTTCGTCGCGCAGTATGAGTTTGCCTCGCGCGCGGAGCTGGAGAAGTACCTTTCGCATCACGCGCCGCGGCTGCGCGCCGAGGGGCTGGAGAAGTTCGGCGATCGCGTCCAATGCACACGGCGGGTGTCGGAACTGATTGGCTGA
- a CDS encoding replication-associated recombination protein A: protein MDLFSKQRDEAMRRVSPLAARMRPRTLDEFVGQRHFLGPGKLLRRLLDADRLTSAIFYGPPGTGKTTLAHLIAEHTKGAFEATNAASIGVKEIREIIARAKERVLGDGRRTVLFLDEIHRFNKAQQDVLLGDVEAGVIILIGATTENPFFTVNAPLVSRSQVFQFEPLSNEDIVALLHRAAADAERGLGALKVQLSPEAALFLAESSDGDARRALGGLEVAALSQRAAAEGVAGAAKATGEPLLITLEIAQDSIQRKAIVYDAAGDQHYDAASALIKSMRGSDPDATVYWLARMLEAGEDPRFLARRIAICAAEDVGNADPLALVVASAAVQVTLLVGMPECQLPLAQAAIYIACAPKSNASAMAIWNAAKDVREGRTIPVPRHLRDTHYPGSKQLGHTGYQYAHDAPGGVAAQDYLGVDRSYYTPTDRGHERVMGEYLAKFKALREGKANPPSGQAR from the coding sequence TTGGACCTGTTTTCAAAACAGCGTGATGAAGCCATGCGGCGGGTCAGCCCGCTGGCGGCGCGGATGCGCCCGCGCACACTCGACGAGTTCGTGGGGCAGCGGCATTTCCTCGGACCGGGCAAGCTGTTGCGGCGATTGCTGGATGCGGACCGGCTGACGAGTGCGATCTTCTACGGCCCGCCGGGCACGGGCAAGACAACGCTCGCACACCTCATTGCCGAGCACACGAAGGGCGCATTTGAAGCGACCAACGCCGCGTCGATCGGAGTGAAGGAAATCCGTGAAATCATCGCCCGCGCGAAGGAGCGCGTCCTCGGCGATGGCCGGCGGACGGTGCTGTTTCTTGATGAAATCCACCGCTTCAACAAGGCGCAGCAGGACGTACTGCTCGGCGACGTCGAAGCGGGCGTGATCATTCTCATCGGCGCGACGACGGAGAATCCGTTTTTCACGGTGAACGCGCCGCTGGTCTCGCGCAGCCAGGTGTTTCAGTTCGAGCCGCTCTCGAATGAAGACATCGTGGCGCTGCTGCATCGCGCGGCCGCCGATGCCGAGCGCGGCTTGGGTGCGCTCAAGGTGCAATTATCCCCGGAGGCAGCGTTGTTTCTCGCCGAATCCAGCGATGGCGACGCGCGGCGGGCGCTGGGCGGTCTGGAGGTGGCGGCGTTGTCGCAGCGTGCCGCCGCGGAAGGCGTCGCGGGCGCGGCAAAAGCGACGGGTGAACCGCTTCTTATCACGCTGGAAATCGCGCAAGACAGCATCCAGCGTAAGGCGATTGTTTATGACGCCGCGGGCGACCAGCATTACGACGCGGCCAGCGCGCTGATCAAGTCGATGCGAGGCAGCGACCCGGATGCGACGGTCTATTGGCTGGCCCGCATGCTGGAGGCCGGCGAGGATCCGCGATTCCTCGCCCGGCGAATCGCCATTTGCGCGGCCGAGGACGTGGGTAACGCCGATCCGCTGGCACTGGTCGTGGCGAGCGCTGCGGTGCAGGTGACGCTGCTGGTCGGCATGCCGGAGTGCCAGTTGCCGCTGGCGCAGGCGGCGATTTACATTGCCTGCGCTCCCAAGAGCAACGCCAGCGCGATGGCCATCTGGAACGCGGCGAAGGACGTGCGCGAGGGTCGGACGATTCCCGTGCCGCGGCATCTTCGTGACACCCATTACCCCGGATCGAAGCAACTGGGCCACACGGGTTATCAATACGCCCACGATGCGCCGGGTGGCGTCGCGGCGCAAGACTATCTCGGCGTGGATCGGTCGTACTACACGCCGACCGATCGCGGTCATGAGCGCGTGATGGGAGAATACCTGGCGAAGTTCAAGGCGCTTCGCGAGGGAAAAGCGAACCCGCCTTCCGGGCAGGCCAGGTAA